One segment of Planctomycetaceae bacterium DNA contains the following:
- a CDS encoding HEAT repeat domain-containing protein, with the protein MGSKVEDTDSVARLIEQLAGDDAARREKSRQALVQLGGADVTRALVASLLDPHPHVRWEAAKALQSIADSVAAPALMHALDDEDEDVRWVAAEALIALEKAGLVTVLSGLISRAGSVAFCTSAHHVLHEMKKFAAVVAPVIRALEQSEPAVAAPPAAYKVLVALNGEPAAD; encoded by the coding sequence ATGGGATCAAAAGTTGAAGACACTGATTCTGTCGCTCGTTTGATCGAGCAGTTGGCAGGCGACGATGCGGCCAGGCGCGAGAAATCGCGGCAGGCACTGGTGCAACTGGGCGGCGCTGATGTCACTCGGGCGTTAGTTGCGTCGCTGCTGGATCCTCATCCTCATGTTCGCTGGGAGGCGGCCAAAGCGCTGCAGTCGATCGCGGATTCCGTGGCTGCTCCAGCTCTGATGCATGCACTGGACGACGAAGACGAAGATGTTCGCTGGGTCGCCGCGGAAGCCCTGATTGCATTGGAAAAGGCCGGATTGGTCACCGTTCTGAGTGGTCTCATCTCGCGAGCGGGGTCGGTGGCGTTCTGCACTTCGGCACATCATGTGCTGCACGAGATGAAGAAATTCGCCGCAGTGGTGGCTCCGGTGATCCGGGCGCTTGAACAATCCGAACCTGCGGTAGCGGCGCCTCCCGCCGCTTACAAGGTATTGGTTGCGCTGAACGGAGAACCGGCCGCAGACTGA
- the katG gene encoding catalase/peroxidase HPI, whose protein sequence is MSGNSNKFPSCHADGGGTSNRDWWPNQLKLELLSQHSSRSNPMGEDFNYAEEFKSLDFAAVKEDLAALMTDSQDWWPADFGHYGPLFIRMAWHGAGTYRIGDGRGGGGRGQQRFAPLNSWPDNVSLDKARRLLWPIKQKYGRRISWADLMILAGNVALESMGFKTFGIGGGREDTWEPDHDVYWGVETTWLDDKRYSGDRDLENPLAAVQMGLIYVNPEGPNGNPDPVTAARDIRETFGRMAMNDEETVALIVGGHTFGKTHGAAPASNVGPEPEAAGLEEQGLGWKNSFGTGKGGDTITSGLEVTWTQTPTKWSNYFLENLFNYEWELSKSPAGANQWVAKEAEAVIPDAHDPSKKRLPTMLTTDLSLRFDPAYEKISRRFLEHPDQLADAFARAWFKLTHRDMGPRARYLGPEVPTEQLIWQDPIPEVDHPLVDTQDIASLKSKVLASGLSVSELVYTAWSSASTFRGSDKRGGANGARIRLAPQKDWEVNQPAHLASVLKTLEGIRSEFNSDQSDGKKVSLADLIVLAGCAGVEQAATNAGHEVTVPFVPGRMDASLEHTDVDSFAVLEPIADGFRNYLKAEYSIPSEALLIDKAQLLTLSAPEMTVLVGGMRVLNANFGGTQHGVFTNRPEALTNDFFVNLLDMGHEWQPVPQDADVFEGRNRNTGELKWTGTRVDLVFGSNSQLRALAEVYGSSDAEKKFVHDFVAAWDKVMNLDRFDLA, encoded by the coding sequence ATGTCAGGCAACTCGAACAAGTTCCCGTCTTGCCACGCCGATGGCGGCGGCACTTCCAATCGCGACTGGTGGCCGAACCAATTGAAGCTTGAACTTCTGAGCCAACACTCCTCGAGATCCAATCCAATGGGTGAGGACTTTAACTACGCGGAAGAGTTCAAGAGCCTGGATTTTGCGGCGGTGAAGGAAGACCTCGCGGCGCTGATGACCGACTCGCAGGACTGGTGGCCGGCGGATTTTGGACACTACGGACCGTTGTTCATTCGTATGGCGTGGCACGGTGCGGGAACCTATCGCATCGGGGACGGCCGGGGAGGCGGGGGACGCGGCCAGCAGCGCTTTGCGCCACTCAACAGTTGGCCGGACAACGTCAGCCTGGACAAGGCACGCCGGCTCCTGTGGCCGATCAAGCAGAAGTATGGCCGCCGGATCTCATGGGCTGACCTGATGATCCTGGCTGGCAACGTCGCGCTGGAATCGATGGGCTTCAAGACGTTCGGAATCGGCGGCGGACGCGAGGATACCTGGGAGCCGGATCACGATGTCTACTGGGGCGTCGAGACGACCTGGCTGGACGACAAACGCTACTCCGGCGACCGCGATCTCGAAAACCCGCTCGCTGCTGTGCAGATGGGGCTGATTTACGTCAACCCGGAAGGGCCCAATGGCAACCCGGATCCAGTCACCGCTGCGCGGGATATTCGCGAGACGTTCGGTCGCATGGCGATGAACGACGAAGAAACCGTGGCACTGATCGTGGGCGGCCATACCTTCGGCAAGACTCACGGCGCTGCCCCAGCATCCAACGTCGGACCTGAACCGGAAGCGGCGGGTCTTGAGGAACAAGGGCTGGGCTGGAAGAACAGCTTTGGCACCGGCAAAGGTGGAGACACGATTACCAGCGGCCTGGAAGTCACCTGGACGCAGACCCCGACCAAATGGAGCAACTACTTCCTTGAGAACCTGTTCAACTACGAGTGGGAACTGAGCAAGAGCCCGGCCGGTGCCAATCAATGGGTCGCCAAGGAGGCCGAGGCGGTGATCCCGGATGCACACGATCCGTCAAAGAAACGCCTGCCGACTATGCTGACCACCGATTTGTCGCTGCGCTTTGATCCTGCTTACGAGAAGATCTCACGCCGCTTTTTGGAACATCCGGATCAACTCGCCGATGCGTTCGCTCGGGCGTGGTTCAAGCTGACGCACCGCGACATGGGCCCGCGCGCGCGTTACCTCGGCCCGGAGGTTCCGACGGAACAGCTCATCTGGCAGGACCCCATTCCCGAGGTCGATCACCCCTTGGTCGATACGCAGGACATTGCGTCGCTCAAGAGCAAGGTCCTGGCTTCGGGTCTTTCTGTGTCAGAGTTGGTCTACACCGCCTGGTCGTCGGCGTCCACGTTTCGCGGTTCCGACAAACGCGGCGGTGCAAACGGCGCCCGCATTCGCCTGGCGCCGCAAAAGGACTGGGAAGTCAATCAGCCTGCTCATCTGGCGAGTGTGCTCAAGACCTTAGAGGGCATTCGGAGTGAGTTCAACAGCGACCAGTCCGATGGCAAGAAGGTTTCGCTAGCCGATCTGATCGTTCTGGCCGGATGCGCGGGCGTCGAGCAGGCGGCAACAAATGCAGGTCACGAGGTGACGGTGCCGTTTGTGCCGGGACGCATGGATGCCTCCCTTGAGCACACTGATGTGGACTCCTTCGCCGTGCTCGAACCCATCGCAGACGGCTTCCGCAATTACCTCAAGGCCGAATACAGCATCCCGTCCGAAGCGCTGCTGATTGATAAGGCGCAATTGCTGACACTGTCCGCGCCGGAAATGACGGTGCTCGTGGGCGGTATGCGAGTGCTGAATGCCAACTTTGGAGGGACACAGCATGGCGTTTTCACCAACCGGCCGGAGGCGCTGACAAACGACTTCTTCGTGAACCTGCTGGATATGGGCCATGAGTGGCAGCCTGTCCCGCAAGACGCCGACGTGTTTGAAGGCCGCAACCGCAACACGGGCGAACTCAAGTGGACCGGCACGCGCGTCGACCTCGTCTTCGGTTCAAATTCGCAACTCCGTGCCCTGGCGGAAGTCTATGGAAGTTCCGATGCAGAGAAGAAGTTCGTCCACGATTTCGTCGCGGCCTGGGACAAAGTGATGAACCTTGATCGCTTCGACCTTGCCTGA
- the ppk2 gene encoding polyphosphate kinase 2, which yields MPKKQHDKRSGASHDDYKKTLRSLQIELVKLQNEIIRSDARILILFEGRDTAGKDGLIKRIVQHLSPRETRVVALGKPSDRDRTEWYFQRYTSHLPAAQEMVLFNRSWYNRAGVERVMGFCTDDEYHEFLETVGSYEQLLVRSGIKLMKYYLDIDRKEQKRRLNDRKQDPLKQWKISPIDQSAQKHWDEYSEARNIMLSRTHHAVAPWTIVRAGDKKAARLNVIKNMLSRLDYNGKDEALVCADPDVVFPFEQVCLDNGMIAP from the coding sequence ATGCCGAAGAAACAACATGACAAACGAAGCGGCGCATCCCACGACGATTACAAGAAGACGTTGCGCTCTCTGCAGATCGAACTGGTCAAGCTGCAGAACGAAATCATTCGCTCGGATGCCAGGATCCTGATTCTTTTCGAAGGACGTGACACGGCCGGGAAAGACGGCCTGATCAAACGCATCGTCCAGCATCTGAGTCCTCGGGAAACGCGCGTCGTAGCGCTGGGAAAGCCGTCGGATCGCGACCGGACGGAATGGTACTTTCAGCGTTATACGTCGCATCTGCCGGCCGCGCAGGAAATGGTGTTGTTCAACCGCAGCTGGTACAACCGAGCAGGTGTCGAACGAGTGATGGGGTTCTGCACCGACGATGAATACCACGAATTTCTGGAAACGGTGGGCAGCTATGAGCAACTGCTGGTGCGTTCCGGCATCAAACTGATGAAGTATTATCTGGATATCGATCGGAAAGAACAGAAGCGGCGGCTGAATGACCGAAAACAGGATCCGCTTAAGCAATGGAAGATCAGCCCGATCGATCAGAGTGCACAGAAGCACTGGGATGAATACAGTGAGGCTCGCAACATCATGCTGTCACGAACACATCATGCCGTGGCACCATGGACAATCGTCCGAGCAGGAGACAAAAAAGCAGCGCGGCTGAATGTCATCAAAAACATGCTGTCGCGTCTGGACTACAATGGGAAAGACGAAGCTCTCGTCTGCGCTGATCCGGACGTTGTGTTTCCGTTCGAGCAAGTCTGCCTGGATAACGGCATGATCGCGCCATGA
- a CDS encoding STAS/SEC14 domain-containing protein: protein MSFEIIETAVGNVIEVHATGKLTKEAYQAFVPMTEEKIREHGKIRILFIMHDFHGWTVGAAWEDIKFDLRHFNHIERLAIVGETKWEKGMSAFCRPFTTATIKYFDHTDVEKARQWIQE, encoded by the coding sequence ATGTCATTTGAGATCATCGAGACCGCAGTCGGCAATGTCATTGAGGTCCATGCCACCGGCAAACTGACCAAAGAGGCTTACCAAGCGTTTGTTCCCATGACCGAAGAGAAGATCCGCGAACACGGCAAAATCCGGATTCTCTTCATCATGCATGACTTTCACGGCTGGACAGTCGGAGCTGCATGGGAAGACATCAAGTTCGACCTCCGGCACTTCAACCATATTGAACGTCTGGCCATCGTCGGCGAAACAAAATGGGAAAAAGGCATGTCCGCTTTCTGCCGTCCCTTTACCACCGCAACGATCAAGTACTTCGACCACACCGATGTCGAAAAGGCGCGGCAATGGATTCAGGAGTAA
- the pckA gene encoding phosphoenolpyruvate carboxykinase (ATP): protein METEIFGLRNVGQVYRNLPTPGLYEQIVQRREGVIAHLGSVVVRTGQHTGRAPNDKFIVDEGTSQHEIWWGNVNKPFGQQQFDRLYARQLAYLQDKDLFVEDCYAGADPRYRVPIRVVTETAWHNLFARNMLIRELDGAKLADFQPQFTVINTPRFLASPELDGTNSEAFIILHLARKLVLIGGTAYAGEIKKSVFTIMNYLLPHDRVLPMHSSVNYGRDRDDVAIFFGLSGTGKTTLSTAADRTLIGDDEHGWSSDGVFNFEGGCYAKVIGLNEDTEPEIYETTRRFGTILENVAIDPHSRRLNLDDATLTENTRAAYPISHIPRADRTGMAGHPRNIVFLTYDAFGVLPPISRLTADQARFHFLCGYTSKVAGTEAGVKEPQATFSPCFGAPFMPLPPRVYADLLADKIQQHSVHCWLVNTGLTGGRYGVGHRMPLPQTRAMVAAALGGQLVDQPTRPNSRLRLSALKQCPGVSPEVLDPRATWSDVSGYDRQAEELASRFDKTFEQYAESS from the coding sequence ATGGAGACGGAGATCTTCGGCCTCAGGAATGTCGGGCAGGTCTATCGAAATCTCCCGACACCGGGTTTGTACGAACAAATTGTGCAGCGGCGTGAGGGCGTAATCGCACACCTGGGCTCCGTAGTCGTCCGCACCGGTCAACACACCGGGCGCGCACCAAACGATAAATTCATCGTCGACGAAGGGACAAGCCAGCACGAGATCTGGTGGGGCAATGTCAACAAGCCGTTTGGTCAACAGCAGTTTGATCGGCTCTATGCCCGCCAGTTGGCCTATTTGCAGGACAAGGACCTGTTCGTCGAGGACTGCTACGCCGGGGCCGATCCCCGATACCGCGTGCCGATCCGCGTGGTCACAGAAACGGCCTGGCACAACCTCTTCGCCCGCAACATGTTGATCCGTGAACTGGACGGGGCGAAGCTGGCTGACTTTCAGCCGCAATTCACCGTGATCAACACACCTCGCTTCCTGGCCTCGCCGGAACTGGACGGTACGAACTCCGAGGCATTTATCATCCTGCATCTCGCCCGAAAGCTCGTGCTGATCGGCGGGACGGCGTACGCGGGAGAAATCAAGAAGTCGGTCTTTACGATCATGAACTACCTGCTGCCGCACGATCGTGTCCTGCCGATGCACTCGTCGGTGAACTACGGTCGGGACAGGGACGACGTGGCGATTTTTTTCGGGCTGTCAGGCACCGGCAAGACCACTCTGTCTACAGCCGCCGACCGCACGCTGATCGGCGACGACGAACATGGCTGGAGCAGCGACGGCGTGTTCAATTTCGAAGGCGGCTGCTATGCCAAAGTGATCGGGCTGAATGAGGACACCGAACCGGAAATCTACGAGACGACGCGTCGCTTCGGCACGATCCTGGAAAACGTGGCCATCGACCCGCACTCACGGCGGCTGAACCTGGACGACGCGACGCTCACCGAAAATACTCGCGCTGCCTACCCGATTTCGCACATCCCCCGCGCCGATCGGACGGGCATGGCCGGGCATCCCCGGAATATCGTGTTTCTCACGTACGACGCCTTTGGCGTTTTGCCGCCGATATCGCGATTGACGGCCGACCAGGCACGTTTTCACTTCCTCTGCGGTTACACGTCCAAGGTGGCCGGGACGGAAGCAGGTGTGAAAGAACCACAGGCGACGTTCAGCCCCTGCTTCGGAGCTCCGTTCATGCCGCTGCCGCCGCGCGTTTACGCCGACTTGCTGGCCGACAAGATCCAGCAGCACAGCGTTCACTGCTGGCTGGTGAATACCGGCCTGACCGGTGGCCGCTACGGAGTTGGCCATCGCATGCCGCTGCCGCAGACGCGGGCCATGGTGGCCGCAGCGCTTGGCGGGCAACTGGTCGATCAGCCAACGCGGCCGAACTCCCGGTTGCGGCTCAGCGCACTTAAGCAATGCCCCGGCGTCTCGCCCGAAGTCCTTGATCCACGCGCCACGTGGTCGGATGTGAGTGGCTACGACCGTCAGGCCGAAGAGCTGGCGTCGCGGTTTGACAAGACATTCGAGCAATATGCCGAGTCTTCGTAA
- a CDS encoding isoamylase, which yields MNRTEIAGSEQSAGTPFPLGVSWIARENAWNFALYSRHAEQVTLLLYGAEELTRPLFCYDLDFRRHKSGPIWHCRVPRSQAPDARYYAYRVDGPASGPGFAMHAFDGQKLLVDPYARSIYFPPGFDREAARQPGSNEGHAPLALLHAHEPGCDWGDDRPVRRTSDLVIYEMHVRGFTCDESSGVSEQNRGTFAGVVDRIPYLQELGVTAVQLMPVFQFDPQDGNYWGYMPLGFFAPHHGYSCQPLDCQQHCEFQGMVQALHAAGIEVILDVVYNHTCEGDQRGPIYSYKGIDNSTYYLLTGDPARPYQNFTGTGNTLHTANRAVRQLILDSLRYWVTEMHVDGFRFDLASVFTRSESGSVSPDDPPIFGQISAEPELADIRLIAEPWDAGGAYQLGRGFPGQLWMQWNAHYRDTLQRFVRGDTGLVADLMTRMYGSSDLFPDDLLNACRPRQSVNYITSHDGFTLYDLVSYNQRRNWANGHDNTDGANDFSSNCGWEGDDGLSAEVLQVRKQQVKNFCCLLLLSAGTPMFRMGDEFLQTQGGNNNPYNQDNATTWLDWRRLDEHRDMFRFFRQMIAFRKRHPSIGRAHFWRDDISWYGTSHAVDMSDSSHTLAYCLHGESQGDHDLYVMINASGESLQFGIHEGAPGQWRRAVDTAQPTPNDIIEEGAEPSVASNFYPVQPHSVVVLVR from the coding sequence GTGAACAGAACAGAGATCGCCGGATCAGAACAGAGTGCGGGCACACCGTTTCCGCTGGGCGTTTCCTGGATCGCGAGGGAAAATGCCTGGAACTTCGCATTGTATTCCAGGCACGCCGAGCAAGTGACGCTGCTGCTTTATGGAGCCGAAGAACTCACGCGTCCGCTGTTCTGCTACGACCTGGACTTTCGCCGACACAAGTCCGGGCCGATCTGGCACTGCCGGGTGCCGCGCAGCCAGGCGCCCGATGCTCGCTATTATGCTTATCGAGTTGACGGGCCGGCTTCCGGGCCGGGGTTTGCCATGCATGCATTCGACGGCCAGAAACTGCTGGTCGATCCGTATGCCCGGTCGATCTACTTTCCGCCCGGTTTCGATCGCGAAGCGGCACGTCAGCCGGGTTCGAACGAAGGCCATGCGCCGCTGGCCCTGCTGCACGCTCATGAGCCGGGCTGTGACTGGGGCGATGACCGGCCGGTGCGTCGCACATCGGATCTGGTGATCTACGAAATGCATGTGCGCGGGTTCACGTGCGATGAGAGTTCGGGCGTGAGCGAACAGAATCGCGGTACGTTCGCCGGTGTGGTTGACCGGATTCCTTACCTGCAGGAGTTGGGCGTGACGGCCGTCCAACTGATGCCCGTGTTTCAGTTCGATCCGCAGGACGGCAACTACTGGGGCTACATGCCGCTCGGTTTCTTCGCGCCGCATCATGGCTATTCGTGTCAGCCGCTCGACTGTCAGCAGCACTGCGAATTCCAGGGCATGGTTCAGGCTTTGCACGCGGCGGGCATCGAAGTGATTCTGGACGTCGTTTACAACCACACCTGCGAAGGTGATCAGCGCGGGCCGATCTACAGCTACAAAGGAATCGACAACAGCACGTATTATCTGCTCACCGGCGATCCGGCTCGCCCGTACCAGAACTTTACCGGCACCGGCAACACGCTGCATACCGCCAACCGAGCAGTGCGACAATTGATTCTCGACAGTCTGCGGTACTGGGTGACGGAGATGCATGTCGACGGGTTCCGCTTTGATCTGGCGTCGGTGTTCACTCGCAGCGAATCCGGTTCGGTCAGTCCCGACGATCCGCCGATCTTCGGACAAATCTCGGCCGAACCGGAACTGGCCGACATCCGCCTGATCGCCGAACCGTGGGATGCCGGTGGCGCGTACCAGCTCGGTCGCGGTTTCCCTGGCCAGCTTTGGATGCAGTGGAACGCGCACTATCGCGACACACTGCAGCGATTTGTTCGCGGCGATACAGGACTGGTCGCCGATCTGATGACTCGTATGTACGGCAGCAGCGACCTGTTTCCCGACGATCTGCTGAACGCCTGCCGACCTCGGCAAAGCGTCAACTACATCACCTCGCACGACGGTTTTACGCTGTATGACCTGGTCTCATACAACCAGCGGCGAAACTGGGCCAACGGCCATGACAATACCGACGGAGCCAACGATTTCAGTTCCAACTGCGGCTGGGAGGGCGATGACGGTTTATCGGCCGAAGTTCTGCAGGTGCGGAAACAGCAGGTGAAGAACTTCTGCTGCCTGCTGCTGCTGTCCGCCGGCACGCCCATGTTTCGCATGGGCGACGAGTTTCTGCAGACTCAGGGTGGCAACAACAATCCGTACAATCAGGACAACGCCACAACGTGGCTGGACTGGCGGCGGCTGGATGAACATCGAGACATGTTTCGCTTCTTCCGGCAGATGATCGCCTTCCGCAAACGTCACCCATCGATCGGCCGAGCCCACTTCTGGCGGGATGATATCTCCTGGTACGGAACCTCTCACGCGGTCGACATGTCGGACAGTTCGCACACGCTGGCCTATTGCCTGCACGGCGAATCTCAGGGCGATCATGACCTGTATGTGATGATCAATGCATCCGGTGAGTCGCTGCAGTTCGGTATCCACGAAGGCGCGCCAGGCCAGTGGCGCCGTGCGGTCGACACGGCTCAGCCGACTCCCAATGACATCATCGAAGAAGGCGCGGAACCGAGCGTCGCATCAAACTTCTATCCGGTTCAGCCACACAGCGTTGTTGTTCTGGTTCGGTGA
- a CDS encoding plasma-membrane proton-efflux P-type ATPase, whose product MTTAVLTTPEHSDDSQLGDLPLDELQHELKFRPDGLDPQDVQQRLAKFGPNELAEEKVNPLLKLLSSFWGPIPWMIEVAAVLSALVRHWADFAIILTLLVVNAVVGFWEEFQAGNAIAALKAKLALGARVKRGGQWLSVPARELVPGDLIRVRLGDIVPADARLLEGDSVEVDQSALTGESLPVTRNAGESVYSGSIIRQGEVDALVYGTGTNTYFGRTAHLVESAHTTSHFQKAVLKIGDFLIIVAVVLVVLILLVALFRGDPMTETLQFALVLTVAAIPVAMPTVLSVTMAVGARVLARGQAIVSRLAAIEELAGMDVLCSDKTGTLTQNKLTLGDPFLMDGVTSGQILQAARLASRAEDQDAIDQAVLADRKETSGEGFHLVHFQPFDPVHKRTEATVRDSGGAEFKTSKGAPQVILDLVPDADTIRSHVEEAIGRFAARGFRSLGVAQTDEQGQWKFLGVLPLYDPPREDSKATIATARKMGCAVKMVTGDQLAIGREIATQLDMGRNLVDAKVFQETSYHKASQVDELIEQADGFAQVYPEHKFHIVDVLQKHGHIVGMTGDGVNDAPALKKADCGIAVSGATDAARAAADIVLLSPGLSVVIDAIKEARKIFQRMNSYAIYRIAETIRVLLFMTLSILVFNFYPVTAVMIVLLALLNDGAILSIAYDRVRYANVPERWNMRLVLGIASVLGLAGVAASFGLFYLAERVYQLDRDTIQSLIYLKLSVAGHLTVFVTRTRGPFWSIRPAKILLAAVIGTQIIATLIAVYGVFMAPIGWELAAMVWVYAFAWFLVNDRLKLAAYRMFDHS is encoded by the coding sequence ATGACGACAGCAGTACTCACGACGCCCGAGCACAGCGATGACAGCCAACTCGGCGACCTGCCTCTGGATGAGTTGCAGCACGAGCTGAAGTTCCGTCCGGACGGACTTGACCCACAGGACGTTCAGCAGCGACTGGCAAAGTTCGGTCCCAACGAACTGGCCGAAGAAAAAGTCAATCCGTTGCTGAAGCTTCTTTCGTCCTTCTGGGGACCGATTCCGTGGATGATCGAAGTCGCCGCGGTGCTCTCGGCGCTCGTCCGGCACTGGGCCGATTTTGCCATTATCCTGACGCTGCTGGTGGTGAACGCGGTGGTCGGGTTCTGGGAAGAGTTTCAGGCCGGCAATGCGATTGCGGCTCTCAAAGCGAAGCTGGCGTTGGGAGCACGCGTCAAACGGGGCGGCCAGTGGCTGTCAGTCCCGGCCCGCGAACTGGTGCCGGGTGATTTGATTCGAGTTCGACTGGGCGACATCGTGCCGGCCGACGCCAGGCTGCTGGAAGGCGATTCGGTCGAAGTCGATCAGTCGGCGCTCACGGGCGAATCGCTGCCGGTGACGCGGAACGCGGGCGAGTCGGTCTACAGCGGTTCGATCATCAGGCAGGGCGAAGTCGACGCACTGGTTTACGGCACCGGAACGAACACGTACTTCGGACGCACGGCGCATCTGGTCGAATCGGCGCACACGACAAGTCACTTTCAAAAAGCCGTGCTGAAGATTGGTGACTTCCTGATTATCGTCGCCGTGGTGTTGGTGGTGCTGATCCTGCTGGTCGCGCTGTTTCGAGGAGACCCGATGACCGAGACGCTGCAGTTTGCTCTGGTGTTGACCGTGGCCGCCATTCCGGTCGCCATGCCCACCGTGCTGTCCGTGACGATGGCCGTAGGTGCGCGAGTGCTGGCTCGCGGTCAGGCGATTGTCAGCCGCCTGGCTGCGATCGAAGAACTGGCCGGCATGGACGTCCTGTGCAGCGACAAAACCGGTACGCTCACTCAGAACAAACTGACACTTGGTGATCCATTTCTGATGGACGGCGTCACGTCCGGGCAGATTCTGCAGGCCGCCAGACTGGCTTCGCGGGCCGAAGATCAGGATGCCATCGATCAGGCTGTGCTGGCCGATCGAAAGGAGACATCTGGCGAAGGTTTTCATCTCGTTCACTTTCAACCGTTCGATCCGGTTCACAAACGAACCGAAGCGACCGTGCGCGACTCCGGCGGCGCGGAATTCAAAACGAGCAAAGGTGCGCCGCAGGTGATACTCGATCTGGTTCCCGACGCCGATACGATTCGTTCGCACGTGGAAGAGGCGATCGGACGTTTTGCGGCTCGCGGGTTTCGCTCGCTGGGCGTAGCCCAAACTGACGAACAAGGTCAATGGAAATTCCTCGGCGTGCTGCCGTTGTACGATCCGCCCCGCGAAGATTCGAAGGCGACGATTGCTACCGCTCGGAAAATGGGATGCGCTGTCAAGATGGTCACCGGCGACCAACTGGCAATCGGCCGCGAGATCGCCACGCAACTGGACATGGGCCGTAACCTGGTCGACGCCAAGGTCTTTCAGGAGACCAGCTACCACAAGGCGTCACAGGTCGACGAACTGATCGAGCAGGCCGACGGGTTCGCTCAGGTTTATCCAGAACACAAGTTCCACATCGTCGACGTGCTGCAGAAGCACGGGCACATCGTCGGCATGACGGGTGACGGAGTCAACGACGCCCCGGCGCTGAAGAAGGCCGACTGCGGCATCGCCGTCTCCGGCGCGACCGATGCCGCCCGCGCCGCCGCCGACATCGTGCTGCTTTCGCCCGGCTTGTCGGTCGTGATCGACGCGATCAAAGAGGCCCGCAAGATCTTCCAGCGGATGAACAGCTACGCCATCTACCGCATCGCGGAAACCATTCGCGTGCTGCTGTTCATGACTCTGTCAATTCTGGTGTTCAACTTCTATCCGGTGACCGCCGTGATGATTGTGCTGCTGGCTCTGTTGAACGACGGCGCGATCCTGTCGATCGCTTACGACCGAGTGAGATACGCCAACGTTCCGGAACGCTGGAACATGCGACTGGTGCTGGGCATCGCCAGCGTTTTGGGTCTGGCGGGAGTGGCGGCATCGTTCGGTCTGTTTTACCTGGCCGAACGCGTTTACCAACTGGATCGAGACACGATCCAGTCGCTTATCTACCTGAAACTCTCCGTCGCCGGCCACCTGACCGTTTTCGTCACGCGCACACGCGGCCCGTTCTGGTCCATCCGTCCTGCAAAAATCCTGTTGGCCGCCGTGATTGGTACGCAGATCATTGCTACGCTGATTGCTGTGTACGGCGTTTTCATGGCGCCGATCGGCTGGGAACTCGCCGCCATGGTGTGGGTTTATGCCTTTGCCTGGTTCCTGGTGAACGACCGCCTGAAACTTGCCGCCTATCGGATGTTCGATCACTCGTAA
- the gpmA gene encoding 2,3-diphosphoglycerate-dependent phosphoglycerate mutase, with amino-acid sequence MAERTLVLLRHGESVWNRENRFTGWTDVDLSEKGQQEAVESGRDLLREGFAFEVAYTSVLKRAIKTLWLVLEEMDQMWIPVHRSWRLNERHYGALQGEYKAETTKRIGARQVHQWRRGFDVRPPELTRDDSRYPRRDRRYAEVADDQLPLTESLKDTIERALPYWEDEIAPALRARKTVLIVAHGNTLRALIKYLDEISDEQIPAVNIPTGVPIVYTLSDALAVVDRSHWFDLPLDDGRTK; translated from the coding sequence ATGGCTGAGAGAACGCTGGTGCTACTGCGCCATGGTGAAAGCGTGTGGAACCGCGAGAACCGCTTCACGGGCTGGACGGACGTGGACCTGTCCGAAAAGGGGCAGCAAGAGGCCGTGGAGTCTGGGCGAGACTTGCTGCGCGAAGGCTTCGCGTTCGAAGTTGCCTACACATCGGTCCTGAAACGGGCCATCAAGACATTGTGGCTGGTTCTTGAAGAGATGGATCAGATGTGGATTCCCGTCCATCGAAGCTGGCGCCTCAACGAACGGCATTACGGCGCCTTGCAGGGCGAATACAAGGCGGAAACCACGAAACGAATAGGCGCCCGGCAAGTGCATCAATGGCGTCGCGGTTTTGATGTGCGCCCACCGGAGTTGACTCGCGACGATTCCCGTTATCCCCGCCGCGACAGACGCTACGCAGAAGTGGCGGACGATCAGCTTCCCCTGACTGAAAGCCTGAAAGACACAATTGAGCGTGCCTTGCCTTACTGGGAAGACGAAATCGCGCCGGCGTTGCGTGCGCGCAAGACGGTCTTGATCGTGGCCCACGGCAACACCCTGCGAGCACTGATTAAATATCTCGATGAAATCTCCGATGAGCAAATCCCTGCAGTCAACATCCCCACGGGCGTGCCCATCGTCTACACGCTCAGCGACGCACTGGCAGTCGTCGATCGCTCGCATTGGTTTGATCTGCCGCTGGACGATGGACGGACGAAGTAA